The Punica granatum isolate Tunisia-2019 chromosome 4, ASM765513v2, whole genome shotgun sequence genome has a window encoding:
- the LOC116205373 gene encoding probable serine/threonine protein kinase IRE isoform X1 has translation MSTPDQKPHATRPPSSNARSRFLKTPPIPIHLPQSAVGSSGGHENDGSSEEKRDRGEGEPLPSPPPILPSSLGLNQIRTRSSAPISNLRFSSSSDTTPTASDMPSEARKSHGSRGVDARPKWAIPLPRAAPSEPGKKVHWSQSKSFQNPTSANPALEANHAAFAKEIQSPRFQAILRLTSGRKKKTPDIKSFSHELNSKGVRPFPVWKPRAYAHMEEIMVAIRAKFDRLKEEVDSDLGIFAGDLVGILEKSSETHPEWKESLEDLLVIASKCAKMTPNEFWIKCEAIVQNLDDRRQELPMGTLKQAHTRLLFILTRCTRLVQFQKESGFEDDHILGLHKLSDLGVYPEKVLEASQHDFSGPLSVQEGGDKQTNKSKVQEQGSHTANKDQQNKNSSSDADGFDVNTARSAASSTSSYRMSSWKKLPSAAEKNRKGSDVADTPLKDKSSRLQEKTDSRNDCDFLHANLDTPTRLPDNREASSGGRRASWGLACENLMICRICEVEIPTVHVEEHSRICTIADRCDLKGLNVNERLERVAETLEKILESWTPRSTPRSIGSPGRSVEVAKGGIQGMHEELEEYSPRKDNFSRRHSEDMLDSVMDSVNASIMQNLNDNFRELPCEAHSVVTTDPGRRTSSGGSLTPRSPLTAPWANQIEMLVHEGKTISELENSQQVNKLLEITRSVANVNTCDYGALEYMIARLEDLKYAIQDRKVDALVVETFGRRIEKLLQEKYVLLCGQIEDEKADSSNAMADDESSAEDDTVRSLRASPINNTGSRDRTSIEDFEIIKPISRGAFGRVFLARKRATGDLFAIKVLKKADMIRKNAVESILAERNILISVRNPFVVRFFYSFTCRENLYLVMEYLNGGDLYSLLRNLGCLDEEMARIYIAEVVLALEYLHSLNVIHRDLKPDNLLIGQDGHIKLTDFGLSKVGLINSTDDFSAPQVSSGGFLKEDETKDQHSINREQRQKHSVVGTPDYLAPEILLGMGHGKTADWWSVGIILYELLVGIPPFNADHPQNIFDNIMNRDIPWPKVPEEMSYDVYDLIDRLLTENPVQRLGATGAAEVKQHSFFKNINWDTLAKQKAMFIPSAESHDTRYFMSRYIWNPEDEHVQGGSDFDEISDSCSASCSSGSYSNMQDEDGDEFGSLTDFNGPTLAVKYSFSNFSFKNLSQLASINYDMVVKSSARDTTDTSNSAVP, from the exons ATGTCGACCCCCGATCAGAAGCCCCACGCGACGCGGCCACCATCTTCCAACGCCCGGTCCAGGTTCCTGAAGACCCCTCCCATCCCTATCCATCTTCCTCAATCAGCCGTGGGCAGCAGTGGCGGCCACGAGAATGATGGGAGCTCGGAGGAAAAGCGCGACCGTGGGGAGGGGGAGCCCCTGCCCTCCCCACCGCCGATCCTACCGTCCTCCCTGGGCCTGAACCAGATTAGGACGAGATCCTCCGCCCCCATCTCGAACCTCAGGTTCTCCTCCTCGTCCGATACTACCCCCACAGCCTCGGATATGCCGAGTGAGGCTCGGAAAAGCCATGGGAGCAGAGGCGTGGATGCGAGGCCCAAATGGGCCATACCGCTGCCTAGGGCTGCACCATCGGAGCCAG GAAAAAAGGTCCACTGGAGTCAATCAAAATCGTTTCAAAATCCAACATCTGCTAATCCAGCATTGGAG GCCAATCACGCGGCTTTTGCCAAGGAAATCCAGTCTCCGCGTTTCCAAGCCATTCTGCGTCTGACTAGTGGCCGCAAAAAGAAGACCCCAGACATCAAGAGTTTCTCACATGAACTGAATTCAAAAGGAGTCAGGCCATTTCCAGTTTGGAAGCCTCGTGCTTATGCCCACATGGAG GAGATCATGGTAGCCATTCGAGCAAAGTTTGACAGGTTGAAGGAAGAGGTTGATTCTGACTTGGGTATCTTTGCTGGGGACTTGGTGGGTATACTCGAGAAATCTTCAGAAACTCACCCTGAATGGAAAGAGAGCTTGGAGGATCTGCTGGTTATAGCAAGCAAATGTGCTAAGATGACACCGAATGAATTCTGGATCAAGTGCGAAGCCATTGTTCAGAACCTTGATGACCGGCGTCAAGAATTACCTATGGGAACACTTAAACAAGCCCACACTCGTCTTTTGTTTATCCTTACTAGATGCACGCGGCTTGTGCAGTTTCAGAAAGAGTCTGGTTTTGAGGATGACCACATTTTGGGTCTTCACAAGCTCAGTGATCTTGGAGTTTACCCCGAAAAAGTTTTGGAAGCTTCACAGCATGACTTCAGCGGTCCATTGAGTGTGCAGGAAGGGGGCGATAAGCAGACAAATAAGTCAAAAGTACAAGAACAAGGCAGCCATACTGCGAATAAAGATCAACAGAATAAAAACTCAAGTAGTGATGCTGATGGCTTTGACGTCAACACTGCTAGAAGTGCTGCTTCATCGACAAGTAGCTACAGAATGTCTTCTTGGAAGAAGCTTCCTTCTGCTGCTGAGAAAAATCGTAAAGGCTCTGATGTTGCTGACACACCTTTGAAAGATAAATCCAGCCGCTTGCAAGAAAAAACTGATTCAAGAAATGATTGTGATTTTCTTCATGCAAATCTAGATACTCCAACACGCCTTCCAGATAATAGGGAGGCATCCTCAGGAGGGAGAAGAGCATCCTGGGGATTAGCATGTGAGAATTTGATGATCTGCCGCATCTGTGAAGTAGAAATACCTACCGTACACGTAGAAGAGCATTCTCGAATATGTACCATCGCTGATAGGTGTGACCTCAAAGGGTTAAATGTAAACGAGAGGCTTGAAAGAGTTGCAGAGACGCTTGAGAAGATACTGGAATCCTGGACTCCAAGGAGCACTCCTAGAAGCATAGGCTCTCCAGGAAGAAGTGTCGAGGTAGCAAAAGGGGGCATACAGGGTATGCATGAAGAGCTAGAAGAGTATTCACCTCGAAAGGACAACTTCTCTCGGCGGCATTCTGAAGACATGCTCGACTCTGTTATGGATTCTGTCAATGCATCTATAATGCAAAATCTGAACGACAACTTTCGTGAATTGCCATGTGAAGCACATTCTGTTGTAACTACTGATCCTGGTAGAAGAACTTCCTCGGGAGGAAGCTTAACGCCACGATCGCCCTTGACAGCGCCTTGGGCGAACCAGATAGAAATGCTGGTTCATGAGGGAAAAACAATATCAGAACTCGAGAATTCTCAGCAG GTCAATAAGCTTCTTGAAATAACACGCTCTGTCGCAAATGTCAACACTTGTGACTATGGTGCTTTGGAGTATATGATTGCACGCTTAGAAGATTTAAAGTATGCCATCCAAGACCGAAAAGTTGATGCCCTTGTGGTGGAAACCTTTGGAAGACGGATAGAGAAACTTCTACA GGAGAAGTACGTGCTTCTCTGTGGACAGATTGAAGATGAGAAAGCAGATTCATCAAATGCCATGGCAGATGATGAGAGCTCGGCAGAGGATGATACTGTTCGTAGTCTGCGTGCTAGCCCCATTAATAATACCGGTTCTAGGGATAGGACATCCATAGAGGATTTTGAGATCATCAAACCTATCAGCCGAGGAGCATTTGGACGTGTTTTCCTCGCTAGGAAAAGGGCAACTGGTGATCTATTTGCTATAAAG GTTCTAAAGAAAGCTGATATGATTCGTAAAAATGCAGTTGAAAGTATTTTGGCTGAGCGTAACATCCTTATATCAGTCCGTAATCCTTTTGTG GTCCGATTTTTCTATTCCTTCACATGCAGGGAGAATCTTTATTTGGTCATGGAGTATTTAAATGGTGGAGACCTCTACTCTCTGCTGAGAAATCTAGGCTGCTTAgatgaagaaatggcacgcATATATATTGCTGAAGTT GTCCTTGCTTTGGAATATTTGCATTCTCTAAATGTCATCCATAGAGACCTGAAGCCAGATAATTTGCTGATTGGTCAGGACGGTCACATTAAG TTGACAGATTTTGGGCTTTCAAAGGTTGGCCTTATCAACAGCACCGATGACTTCTCGGCTCCTCAGGTCAGCAGTGGAGGATTTCTGAAGGAAGATGAGACAAAAGATCAACATTCGATAAACAGAGAGCAGAGGCAGAAGCACTCCGTAGTTGGAACTCCTGATTATTTGGCACCGGAGATACTTCTTGGCATGGGACATG GTAAAACTGCAGATTGGTGGTCTGTCGGAATCATCCTCTATGAGCTGCTTGTGGGAATACCACCTTTCAATGCAGATCACCCGCAA AATATTTTTGACAATATTATGAATAGAGATATACCGTGGCCGAAGGTTCCCGAGGAAATGAGCTATGATGTGTATGATCTGATTGACAG ATTGCTGACGGAAAATCCAGTTCAGAGACTCGGAGCAACTGGAGCTGCAGAG GTGAAGCAACATTCGTTTTTCAAGAATATTAACTGGGACACGCTGGCAAAACAGAag GCTATGTTCATTCCATCGGCAGAGTCACATGATACTCGTTACTTTATGAGTCGATACATTTGGAACCCAGAAGATGAACACGTTCAAGGGGGAAGTGACTTCGATGAGATAAGCGACTCGTGTAGTGCCTCATGTAGCAGTGGTTCGTACAGCAATATGCAAGATGAGGAT GGAGACGAGTTTGGAAGTTTGACAGACTTTAATGGCCCGACCCTTGCTGTAAAGTACTCCTTCAGCAACTTCTCTTTCAAG AACTTATCGCAGCTGGCCTCGATAAATTACGACATGGTCGTGAAGAGCAGCGCTAGGGACACCACCGACACCTCCAACTCTGCAGTTCCTTGA
- the LOC116205373 gene encoding probable serine/threonine protein kinase IRE isoform X5, whose amino-acid sequence MSTPDQKPHATRPPSSNARSRFLKTPPIPIHLPQSAVGSSGGHENDGSSEEKRDRGEGEPLPSPPPILPSSLGLNQIRTRSSAPISNLRFSSSSDTTPTASDMPSEARKSHGSRGVDARPKWAIPLPRAAPSEPGKKVHWSQSKSFQNPTSANPALEANHAAFAKEIQSPRFQAILRLTSGRKKKTPDIKSFSHELNSKGVRPFPVWKPRAYAHMEEIMVAIRAKFDRLKEEVDSDLGIFAGDLVGILEKSSETHPEWKESLEDLLVIASKCAKMTPNEFWIKCEAIVQNLDDRRQELPMGTLKQAHTRLLFILTRCTRLVQFQKESGFEDDHILGLHKLSDLGVYPEKVLEASQHDFSGPLSVQEGGDKQTNKSKVQEQGSHTANKDQQNKNSSSDADGFDVNTARSAASSTSSYRMSSWKKLPSAAEKNRKGSDVADTPLKDKSSRLQEKTDSRNDCDFLHANLDTPTRLPDNREASSGGRRASWGLACENLMICRICEVEIPTVHVEEHSRICTIADRCDLKGLNVNERLERVAETLEKILESWTPRSTPRSIGSPGRSVEVAKGGIQGMHEELEEYSPRKDNFSRRHSEDMLDSVMDSVNASIMQNLNDNFRELPCEAHSVVTTDPGRRTSSGGSLTPRSPLTAPWANQIEMLVHEGKTISELENSQQVNKLLEITRSVANVNTCDYGALEYMIARLEDLKYAIQDRKVDALVVETFGRRIEKLLQEKYVLLCGQIEDEKADSSNAMADDESSAEDDTVRSLRASPINNTGSRDRTSIEDFEIIKPISRGAFGRVFLARKRATGDLFAIKVLKKADMIRKNAVESILAERNILISVRNPFVVRFFYSFTCRENLYLVMEYLNGGDLYSLLRNLGCLDEEMARIYIAEVVLALEYLHSLNVIHRDLKPDNLLIGQDGHIKLTDFGLSKVGLINSTDDFSAPQVSSGGFLKEDETKDQHSINREQRQKHSVVGTPDYLAPEILLGMGHGKTADWWSVGIILYELLVGIPPFNADHPQSCSL is encoded by the exons ATGTCGACCCCCGATCAGAAGCCCCACGCGACGCGGCCACCATCTTCCAACGCCCGGTCCAGGTTCCTGAAGACCCCTCCCATCCCTATCCATCTTCCTCAATCAGCCGTGGGCAGCAGTGGCGGCCACGAGAATGATGGGAGCTCGGAGGAAAAGCGCGACCGTGGGGAGGGGGAGCCCCTGCCCTCCCCACCGCCGATCCTACCGTCCTCCCTGGGCCTGAACCAGATTAGGACGAGATCCTCCGCCCCCATCTCGAACCTCAGGTTCTCCTCCTCGTCCGATACTACCCCCACAGCCTCGGATATGCCGAGTGAGGCTCGGAAAAGCCATGGGAGCAGAGGCGTGGATGCGAGGCCCAAATGGGCCATACCGCTGCCTAGGGCTGCACCATCGGAGCCAG GAAAAAAGGTCCACTGGAGTCAATCAAAATCGTTTCAAAATCCAACATCTGCTAATCCAGCATTGGAG GCCAATCACGCGGCTTTTGCCAAGGAAATCCAGTCTCCGCGTTTCCAAGCCATTCTGCGTCTGACTAGTGGCCGCAAAAAGAAGACCCCAGACATCAAGAGTTTCTCACATGAACTGAATTCAAAAGGAGTCAGGCCATTTCCAGTTTGGAAGCCTCGTGCTTATGCCCACATGGAG GAGATCATGGTAGCCATTCGAGCAAAGTTTGACAGGTTGAAGGAAGAGGTTGATTCTGACTTGGGTATCTTTGCTGGGGACTTGGTGGGTATACTCGAGAAATCTTCAGAAACTCACCCTGAATGGAAAGAGAGCTTGGAGGATCTGCTGGTTATAGCAAGCAAATGTGCTAAGATGACACCGAATGAATTCTGGATCAAGTGCGAAGCCATTGTTCAGAACCTTGATGACCGGCGTCAAGAATTACCTATGGGAACACTTAAACAAGCCCACACTCGTCTTTTGTTTATCCTTACTAGATGCACGCGGCTTGTGCAGTTTCAGAAAGAGTCTGGTTTTGAGGATGACCACATTTTGGGTCTTCACAAGCTCAGTGATCTTGGAGTTTACCCCGAAAAAGTTTTGGAAGCTTCACAGCATGACTTCAGCGGTCCATTGAGTGTGCAGGAAGGGGGCGATAAGCAGACAAATAAGTCAAAAGTACAAGAACAAGGCAGCCATACTGCGAATAAAGATCAACAGAATAAAAACTCAAGTAGTGATGCTGATGGCTTTGACGTCAACACTGCTAGAAGTGCTGCTTCATCGACAAGTAGCTACAGAATGTCTTCTTGGAAGAAGCTTCCTTCTGCTGCTGAGAAAAATCGTAAAGGCTCTGATGTTGCTGACACACCTTTGAAAGATAAATCCAGCCGCTTGCAAGAAAAAACTGATTCAAGAAATGATTGTGATTTTCTTCATGCAAATCTAGATACTCCAACACGCCTTCCAGATAATAGGGAGGCATCCTCAGGAGGGAGAAGAGCATCCTGGGGATTAGCATGTGAGAATTTGATGATCTGCCGCATCTGTGAAGTAGAAATACCTACCGTACACGTAGAAGAGCATTCTCGAATATGTACCATCGCTGATAGGTGTGACCTCAAAGGGTTAAATGTAAACGAGAGGCTTGAAAGAGTTGCAGAGACGCTTGAGAAGATACTGGAATCCTGGACTCCAAGGAGCACTCCTAGAAGCATAGGCTCTCCAGGAAGAAGTGTCGAGGTAGCAAAAGGGGGCATACAGGGTATGCATGAAGAGCTAGAAGAGTATTCACCTCGAAAGGACAACTTCTCTCGGCGGCATTCTGAAGACATGCTCGACTCTGTTATGGATTCTGTCAATGCATCTATAATGCAAAATCTGAACGACAACTTTCGTGAATTGCCATGTGAAGCACATTCTGTTGTAACTACTGATCCTGGTAGAAGAACTTCCTCGGGAGGAAGCTTAACGCCACGATCGCCCTTGACAGCGCCTTGGGCGAACCAGATAGAAATGCTGGTTCATGAGGGAAAAACAATATCAGAACTCGAGAATTCTCAGCAG GTCAATAAGCTTCTTGAAATAACACGCTCTGTCGCAAATGTCAACACTTGTGACTATGGTGCTTTGGAGTATATGATTGCACGCTTAGAAGATTTAAAGTATGCCATCCAAGACCGAAAAGTTGATGCCCTTGTGGTGGAAACCTTTGGAAGACGGATAGAGAAACTTCTACA GGAGAAGTACGTGCTTCTCTGTGGACAGATTGAAGATGAGAAAGCAGATTCATCAAATGCCATGGCAGATGATGAGAGCTCGGCAGAGGATGATACTGTTCGTAGTCTGCGTGCTAGCCCCATTAATAATACCGGTTCTAGGGATAGGACATCCATAGAGGATTTTGAGATCATCAAACCTATCAGCCGAGGAGCATTTGGACGTGTTTTCCTCGCTAGGAAAAGGGCAACTGGTGATCTATTTGCTATAAAG GTTCTAAAGAAAGCTGATATGATTCGTAAAAATGCAGTTGAAAGTATTTTGGCTGAGCGTAACATCCTTATATCAGTCCGTAATCCTTTTGTG GTCCGATTTTTCTATTCCTTCACATGCAGGGAGAATCTTTATTTGGTCATGGAGTATTTAAATGGTGGAGACCTCTACTCTCTGCTGAGAAATCTAGGCTGCTTAgatgaagaaatggcacgcATATATATTGCTGAAGTT GTCCTTGCTTTGGAATATTTGCATTCTCTAAATGTCATCCATAGAGACCTGAAGCCAGATAATTTGCTGATTGGTCAGGACGGTCACATTAAG TTGACAGATTTTGGGCTTTCAAAGGTTGGCCTTATCAACAGCACCGATGACTTCTCGGCTCCTCAGGTCAGCAGTGGAGGATTTCTGAAGGAAGATGAGACAAAAGATCAACATTCGATAAACAGAGAGCAGAGGCAGAAGCACTCCGTAGTTGGAACTCCTGATTATTTGGCACCGGAGATACTTCTTGGCATGGGACATG GTAAAACTGCAGATTGGTGGTCTGTCGGAATCATCCTCTATGAGCTGCTTGTGGGAATACCACCTTTCAATGCAGATCACCCGCAA AGTTGTAGTTTGTGA